The following are encoded in a window of Prochlorococcus marinus str. MIT 1013 genomic DNA:
- a CDS encoding 4-hydroxy-3-methylbut-2-enyl diphosphate reductase, with product MDTQAFKQTLHKSDRYNRRGFGSANKRAQALAEAYQSGLIGSIRDNGNELVHGRLKVKIAEAFGFCWGVERAVAMAYETRKHYPNEKIWITNEIIHNPSVNDQLRKMDVLFITEEKGVKDFSGVKDGDVVILPAFGATVQDMKMLHDRGCHIIDTTCPWVSKVWHTVEKHKKHTFTSIIHGKYKHEETLATSSFAGTYLVVFDLEEANYVAEYILGNGNREEFLKRFAKASSAGFDPDKDLQRIGVANQTTMLKSETEEIGKLFEKTMLKKYGPADLNEHFLAFNTICDATEERQGAMFSLVDEPLDLMVVIGGYNSSNTTHLQEIAVSRGIRSFHIDTPERIGEETNTITHMPLEGELITEKEFLPIGSIKVGITSGASTPDRVVEHVIHKLMKISEKD from the coding sequence ATGGATACTCAAGCATTCAAGCAAACTCTTCATAAATCAGATAGATATAACAGGAGAGGATTTGGCTCTGCAAACAAGCGAGCCCAGGCTCTAGCAGAGGCTTATCAAAGTGGATTAATCGGATCAATTAGAGATAACGGCAATGAATTGGTTCATGGACGACTTAAAGTCAAAATTGCAGAGGCTTTTGGTTTTTGTTGGGGAGTAGAAAGAGCTGTAGCAATGGCTTATGAGACTAGAAAGCATTATCCGAATGAAAAGATATGGATTACTAATGAAATTATTCATAATCCTTCAGTAAATGACCAGCTTAGGAAAATGGATGTACTTTTTATTACTGAGGAGAAAGGAGTCAAGGATTTTTCAGGCGTAAAAGATGGGGATGTTGTAATTCTTCCTGCTTTTGGTGCAACTGTTCAAGATATGAAAATGCTTCATGATAGAGGCTGTCATATTATTGACACCACTTGTCCATGGGTTTCAAAAGTTTGGCATACAGTTGAAAAGCATAAAAAACATACATTTACTTCCATTATTCATGGTAAATACAAACATGAAGAAACACTTGCGACTAGCTCTTTCGCAGGAACTTATCTAGTTGTATTTGACTTAGAAGAAGCCAATTATGTAGCTGAATATATTCTTGGTAATGGAAATAGAGAGGAATTCTTAAAGCGTTTTGCTAAAGCATCTTCTGCTGGGTTTGATCCTGATAAGGATTTGCAAAGAATTGGGGTCGCTAACCAGACAACAATGCTCAAAAGTGAAACAGAAGAGATAGGTAAATTATTCGAAAAAACGATGCTAAAAAAATACGGTCCAGCTGATTTAAATGAACACTTTTTAGCTTTCAATACTATTTGTGATGCCACGGAGGAAAGACAAGGAGCAATGTTTTCTCTAGTTGATGAACCCCTTGATCTTATGGTTGTTATTGGTGGTTATAACTCTTCAAACACTACCCATCTTCAAGAAATAGCGGTAAGCAGGGGTATTCGCTCTTTCCATATTGATACTCCAGAGCGAATAGGAGAAGAGACAAATACTATTACTCACATGCCACTTGAAGGTGAATTAATTACTGAGAAGGAATTTCTTCCAATTGGCAGTATTAAAGTGGGAATCACATCTGGAGCCTCTACTCCAGATAGAGTGGTTGAGCATGTTATCCACAAGCTTATGAAAATAAGTGAAAAAGATTAA
- a CDS encoding DoxX family protein has product MAQPTSSNIQDSDSQKVEVVVQSPDGEVNIFGELSILVLRVSFSLLMVHHGLEKLNDPGGFAEFVVGKYFSFLPGDPVIWTYMAAVTQIVCPIGLATGVLARISSLGLLSTMVFALYFHFIDTGLEGFPFAVVENHNYIFELSAIYAAISFYFLCAGPGRLSLFRKSNKITYYPKGT; this is encoded by the coding sequence ATGGCTCAACCCACAAGCTCTAATATTCAAGATTCTGACTCACAAAAGGTTGAAGTCGTTGTACAGAGTCCCGATGGGGAGGTGAATATTTTTGGAGAACTTTCAATATTAGTTCTTAGAGTTAGTTTTAGTTTGTTGATGGTTCATCATGGTTTGGAAAAATTAAATGATCCAGGAGGATTCGCTGAATTTGTTGTGGGTAAATATTTCAGCTTTCTTCCTGGTGATCCTGTAATTTGGACATACATGGCCGCCGTTACTCAAATAGTTTGTCCAATTGGTTTAGCGACTGGGGTATTGGCAAGAATATCCTCCTTGGGTCTGCTATCAACTATGGTATTCGCGTTATATTTCCACTTTATAGATACTGGCTTAGAAGGATTTCCTTTCGCTGTTGTAGAAAATCACAATTACATATTTGAATTATCCGCCATTTATGCTGCAATATCATTCTATTTTTTATGTGCTGGTCCTGGAAGACTTTCACTCTTTAGGAAATCAAATAAAATAACTTATTATCCAAAAGGTACATAA
- the purH gene encoding bifunctional phosphoribosylaminoimidazolecarboxamide formyltransferase/IMP cyclohydrolase: protein MSPIALLSVSDKTGLIPLAEALINELGFRIISSGGTAKLIESANLPVTRVADYTGFPEILEGRVKTLNPKIHGGILAKRDKQNHMEDLKAQNINPINLVVVNLYPFEQTISKENVSWDEAIENIDIGGPTMIRAAAKNHEDVLVVTNPSQYSNLIDAYKSKTVTNELRKSYSLKAFEHTAIYDLTISKWIAKQIPSQKAYWLQSLPLKQELRYGENPHQKASWYGEPEKGWSGANQLQGKELSTNNLLDLEAALSTLREFGYENTIKDASYQKAAVVIKHTNPCGVAIGDSPCSALKRALDGDRVSAFGGIIAINCPVDKAAAKELENIFIECIVAPYFDSNAKEILSKKKNLRLLELKAESIQKADNNHIRSILGGLLIQDLDEPDFDQTEWKNVTKLIPNEEEMIDLSFAWKIVKHIRSNAIAVASNKQSLGIGAGQMNRIGSAKLALEAAGSKSKGAVLASDGFFPFDDTVKMAADYGISSIIQPGGSIRDKDSISACNELGIKMVLTGKRHFLH, encoded by the coding sequence ATGTCACCAATAGCACTGTTAAGTGTCTCAGACAAAACTGGCTTAATTCCTCTGGCTGAAGCATTAATAAATGAATTGGGTTTCAGAATTATTTCAAGTGGAGGAACTGCAAAGTTAATTGAGAGCGCAAATCTACCTGTCACTCGAGTAGCAGATTACACAGGGTTTCCAGAAATTCTTGAAGGAAGGGTGAAAACACTTAATCCCAAAATTCATGGAGGAATATTGGCGAAAAGAGATAAACAAAATCATATGGAAGATTTGAAGGCACAAAATATCAATCCAATTAATTTGGTGGTTGTTAACTTATATCCATTTGAACAAACAATTTCAAAAGAAAATGTTTCATGGGATGAGGCAATCGAGAATATTGATATTGGCGGTCCAACAATGATTCGAGCAGCGGCAAAGAACCATGAAGACGTTCTTGTAGTCACTAATCCAAGTCAATACTCAAACTTAATTGATGCATACAAATCAAAAACAGTCACCAATGAATTACGAAAAAGCTATTCTCTAAAAGCCTTTGAGCATACAGCCATTTATGACCTAACAATAAGCAAATGGATTGCAAAGCAAATTCCCTCACAAAAAGCTTATTGGTTGCAAAGCTTGCCTTTAAAGCAAGAGCTTAGGTATGGAGAAAATCCCCACCAAAAGGCCTCATGGTATGGAGAGCCTGAGAAAGGTTGGAGTGGAGCTAATCAATTGCAAGGAAAAGAATTAAGTACAAATAATCTTCTTGATCTGGAGGCTGCATTATCTACGCTCCGTGAATTTGGATATGAAAATACTATTAAAGATGCTTCATATCAAAAAGCGGCGGTAGTTATTAAACACACAAATCCTTGTGGAGTCGCAATTGGAGATTCGCCATGTTCTGCTCTAAAAAGAGCATTAGATGGAGATCGAGTTAGTGCTTTTGGTGGAATTATTGCTATCAATTGCCCCGTGGATAAAGCTGCTGCAAAAGAACTTGAAAATATATTTATCGAATGCATAGTAGCTCCCTATTTTGATAGTAATGCAAAAGAAATACTTTCAAAAAAGAAAAACCTAAGGCTATTAGAGTTAAAAGCTGAGTCTATTCAAAAAGCAGATAACAATCATATCAGAAGCATACTTGGTGGTTTATTAATTCAAGATTTAGATGAACCGGATTTTGATCAAACTGAATGGAAAAATGTTACCAAACTAATCCCAAATGAAGAGGAAATGATTGACTTATCTTTTGCTTGGAAAATCGTAAAACATATACGATCAAATGCAATAGCTGTTGCATCTAATAAGCAGAGTCTAGGAATTGGAGCTGGTCAAATGAATAGGATAGGTTCAGCAAAACTTGCATTAGAGGCAGCTGGGAGCAAATCAAAAGGTGCTGTGTTGGCTAGTGATGGTTTTTTCCCATTCGACGATACTGTAAAGATGGCAGCTGATTATGGTATTAGTTCAATTATTCAGCCAGGTGGAAGTATTAGAGATAAAGATTCTATCAGCGCATGCAATGAATTGGGAATAAAAATGGTTCTTACTGGAAAAAGACACTTTTTACATTAA
- a CDS encoding alpha/beta hydrolase, with amino-acid sequence MTELICLNSESATNRLVLLHGWGADAHDLVPIGKLLTEGLKNRFEIVSFSAPNIHPSGLGRQWYPLYPHEWEQVPNAVLDLERSLNSLCFKRIPLNKTLLLGFSQGGAMALELAKRNRFDGVFALSSYPHPDWEPSKNMPPIFLCHGNMDQVVPKAASQKSFDILLKHEVKSELYFFDGGHEITNDLIEHCREKIKQEFLD; translated from the coding sequence ATGACTGAACTAATCTGCTTAAATTCTGAATCCGCAACAAATAGATTGGTTTTACTTCACGGTTGGGGAGCTGATGCACATGATCTTGTACCTATTGGAAAATTATTAACTGAAGGATTAAAAAATCGTTTTGAAATTGTTTCTTTCTCTGCTCCTAATATTCATCCAAGCGGATTAGGTAGGCAATGGTACCCCTTGTACCCTCATGAGTGGGAACAGGTTCCAAATGCAGTATTAGACCTTGAAAGGAGCTTAAATAGCCTTTGCTTTAAACGCATCCCTTTAAATAAAACATTGCTCTTGGGCTTTTCTCAAGGAGGTGCAATGGCTTTAGAGCTTGCAAAAAGAAATAGATTTGATGGGGTTTTTGCACTTAGCTCTTATCCACATCCGGATTGGGAACCTTCAAAAAATATGCCACCAATTTTTCTTTGTCATGGAAATATGGATCAAGTAGTCCCTAAAGCTGCTTCTCAGAAAAGCTTTGATATTTTGTTAAAACATGAAGTTAAGTCAGAGTTGTATTTCTTTGATGGAGGCCATGAAATAACTAATGATCTAATTGAACATTGCCGAGAAAAAATTAAACAAGAATTTCTGGATTAA
- a CDS encoding DUF3155 domain-containing protein, translating into MSKKRKRISRRRLAGQRVMSHVPIFHLGTGQHKPVTAARRFIAEEGLYAPAILNVRRNEHTTDRFFWGEKGLFSAQYAEENHFLFPSLRVIVEFLGEDKIFAGLELTADDWEEIEEYEYAFV; encoded by the coding sequence ATGTCTAAGAAGCGCAAAAGAATTAGCAGGCGAAGGCTCGCAGGTCAGCGTGTAATGTCACATGTTCCTATTTTTCATTTAGGAACAGGGCAACATAAGCCTGTAACTGCTGCTAGGCGTTTTATTGCCGAAGAAGGACTGTATGCGCCGGCAATATTAAATGTACGTCGCAATGAACACACGACTGATCGCTTCTTCTGGGGAGAGAAAGGTTTGTTTAGTGCTCAATATGCTGAGGAAAATCACTTTCTTTTTCCCTCTTTAAGAGTGATTGTTGAATTTCTAGGTGAGGACAAAATTTTTGCAGGCTTAGAACTTACAGCAGACGACTGGGAAGAAATCGAAGAGTATGAATACGCTTTTGTTTAA
- a CDS encoding sensor histidine kinase, which yields MSSMQYSERFLNFVQQQLMSFQANQELEHVVVYVARSGDSGSPSLEVVGQWPKSEKVLQPVETDTALRTPSSNRRWYPLQEGSILLGVIRAERIASEEEEWSESLDQRLQSISILLANSLASELDRKRLLEQLDDQKEQISLMVHQLRNPLAALGTYAKLLLKKIGPESEHKNLVKGLMTEQAQVNKYLYALDQLSQVKLPQADDGSNRLLLPPLLPTETSISVKSLIEPLIERAKARANLQGRKWFGPSKWPKWMESRSISEGVIAEIVANLLENAFRYSPPQSSIGIEVIEEGICIWDEGIPIKQEEREMIFEKGFRGESGSKMSGSGIGLALARDLARQLGGDLKLFVNPSQFKNSLPESGNAFVFTLEPK from the coding sequence ATGAGTTCAATGCAGTATTCAGAACGGTTTTTAAATTTTGTTCAACAGCAGTTGATGAGCTTTCAAGCTAATCAAGAACTGGAGCATGTTGTTGTTTACGTGGCGAGATCTGGAGACAGTGGATCTCCAAGCTTGGAGGTCGTTGGTCAGTGGCCTAAGTCAGAGAAAGTATTACAGCCTGTAGAAACTGATACTGCTCTTCGCACGCCATCTTCGAATAGAAGATGGTATCCATTGCAAGAAGGATCAATATTGTTGGGAGTTATTCGTGCAGAGAGAATTGCTTCTGAAGAAGAAGAATGGTCGGAGTCTCTTGACCAACGTCTGCAATCGATTTCAATTTTACTGGCTAACTCTCTTGCTTCTGAACTTGATAGAAAAAGGTTGTTAGAACAATTAGATGATCAAAAGGAGCAAATATCTCTAATGGTTCATCAACTAAGAAATCCATTGGCTGCTCTTGGTACTTACGCAAAACTTCTTTTGAAAAAAATAGGACCTGAAAGTGAACATAAGAATCTTGTAAAAGGACTTATGACTGAACAAGCACAAGTCAATAAATATCTCTATGCACTTGATCAACTTAGTCAAGTGAAATTACCGCAAGCTGATGATGGATCAAACAGATTGCTCTTGCCTCCGCTGTTGCCTACTGAGACTTCTATCAGTGTGAAAAGTTTAATAGAACCATTAATTGAGAGAGCTAAAGCTCGAGCTAATTTGCAAGGAAGAAAATGGTTCGGTCCTTCAAAATGGCCAAAATGGATGGAATCAAGATCAATTTCAGAAGGTGTTATTGCTGAAATAGTTGCAAATCTTTTGGAAAATGCATTTAGGTATAGTCCTCCTCAATCTTCTATTGGTATAGAAGTAATTGAAGAGGGCATATGTATTTGGGATGAAGGCATCCCTATCAAGCAGGAAGAAAGAGAAATGATTTTTGAGAAAGGGTTTAGAGGCGAAAGTGGTTCAAAAATGTCTGGGAGTGGAATAGGTCTGGCTCTCGCTAGAGATTTAGCTAGACAACTAGGTGGAGATTTAAAGTTATTTGTGAATCCGAGCCAATTTAAAAATTCTTTGCCTGAATCAGGGAATGCTTTTGTTTTTACTTTGGAACCAAAATGA
- a CDS encoding adenosylcobinamide-GDP ribazoletransferase, whose product MLIFKNWLSDLAGAWVFYTILPQWPIIKPRFNRIARFAPLIGILIGFLQSFFWLLLNYFNWPNISIALISIAINIVITGGLHIDGLIDTADGIGAGPLKRIEAMKDSRVGAIGLQSLAIILMLQIAAIIKLGFYAPFAFPLAAFWGRLSQIFAIENYDYIFKKESISFHHQSWKGINKEIRPSLIIIFSSIIVFLFSTNLNISSNILLLTYCILSGLITSILIPHFINKSLEGHNGDTYGAGLVITETTNLVLLSIILVPK is encoded by the coding sequence TTTTACACAATTTTGCCTCAATGGCCAATAATCAAACCTAGATTCAACAGAATTGCTCGGTTTGCTCCTTTAATAGGGATTTTAATTGGGTTTTTACAATCATTTTTTTGGCTTTTACTTAATTACTTTAATTGGCCAAATATTTCTATCGCCTTAATATCTATTGCAATTAACATTGTTATAACTGGTGGACTTCATATTGACGGTTTAATTGATACTGCAGATGGGATTGGTGCTGGTCCATTAAAGCGAATTGAGGCGATGAAAGATAGCAGAGTTGGTGCAATAGGTTTGCAAAGTTTAGCAATCATTTTGATGCTTCAAATAGCAGCAATAATCAAACTTGGTTTTTATGCACCCTTCGCCTTCCCTTTAGCTGCCTTTTGGGGAAGACTCTCACAAATTTTTGCAATTGAAAATTATGATTACATTTTCAAGAAAGAATCCATTTCCTTTCATCATCAAAGCTGGAAAGGGATAAATAAAGAAATAAGACCTTCATTGATAATAATTTTTTCAAGCATAATAGTTTTTCTATTTTCAACTAATCTCAATATATCTTCTAATATATTATTATTAACTTATTGCATATTGTCGGGATTAATAACTTCTATATTAATCCCACACTTTATAAATAAATCTTTAGAAGGACATAATGGAGATACTTATGGAGCAGGTCTAGTAATAACAGAAACAACTAACTTAGTATTATTAAGTATCATTTTGGTTCCAAAGTAA